Genomic segment of Dromiciops gliroides isolate mDroGli1 chromosome 3, mDroGli1.pri, whole genome shotgun sequence:
TAAAGGTTTTAGTGATTTATGATCTATGATGATCTATAGTCAAGATTAATTGTGGTAGATTTTATATTAACATATGTGGTATGTTACTAATAATAATTACTAGTTTGCTTTTTGGTTGGGGGGAAGGGTGGAAACTAGACCCATTATTTTAATCTGTGTAAGAAGCTTTCAGTGTGGAAACTCTCTTCACCAGTACAAATCAGACACAGTAGAGTTAAaatgcctgaggcactgagaggtggAGTGATTTACCCACAGTATTTGGGGTGGGAtaggaacccaggtcttcctaacttcaaggctAGCCCTCTGAACACCATGCCTCCACTGCCTCTCACTATTACTTACCGGTTACTGGTattatagcaataataataataatacaacaataataatactttgcACATACATAGCACCTTTCAGCTGAGGATTTCAAGGTACTTAGCATACATGAATTAAAATTCACAGCATCCGggaggtaggttttttttttaataattgccattttgcaaatgagtaaattgaggcacaCCGAGGTTTCTGTCATTTGCTCCTTTGACACTATGAGTCTTGTggcagagaagggaatggaaccTAGGCTTCCCTACCCTAGCTGCAAATTTCTTTTAACTCTGCTCCTGAGAAGACCTCAATGCTAATGCAATTGCATGCAAAACTGGGGACCTTGCTGATGTTTAACAGTACTAAAGTATGCACTGCATGCACTGGGTATGCCAGCTGAGATTTGGTGCCCATCCACCATTTTCCTGCTTGTTAAGAGAGCCCCTTACATTATTCTTAGGgctctgattctttttcatgCTTTCAGAATCTGCCATCTTTGTAATGTGATGTAGAATTCTTCTAGGCCACATATCAGTTTTGCTTATTTTCCATCTTTGGAACCATGTGCCTGCATGACCCACACACTCTAAGTATACTCAGTGACATTGCATACTGGGGGGAAGCAGGTAAAGTTACATTTGGCAATTTTCCTTGGAGGCACAATTTTATGTTTGTTCTGAAAGAACTGAGAATAAAtctcctatttattttgttaaacagcATTCTATATACATTCCACCTGCTGCCCACCAAGTGTTTAATCCTTGGATGAACAGTAAAGTTGTTACTGAACTTATAGAACATCTGATTCTCTTAGTTCAAATTTCCACTCATCCAATGCCTGTCTTCCTGCCAATAATGTTTGGTTTTGGGGTGGAATTATACATTTGACACATTTTACATGCCAATATATGGGAAAAACCCAATGTACATATCACACACAACAGAAATATTCCCACTCACCATGTCTTGACTGTGCCTATTTTTAAATGGGCTTCtaaataaagttattttgtctttgaAGGGATGAGATGAAGGCATCATCGTGAGGTGACTTTCCTTCTCTCAAACCCAGATTTCCATCTCAGATGTATAGTAGCTAGCTGGGAAGGATGCAGCCAGTTTCTCCTATTGGGGGCACAGGTTTGGGAGTTGCTTTTTGAGATAAATGGCAATGCCCTATGCCCTGAGATTGGCATCTGACACTTTTAACTTGTGTAACATTTGTATAATGAGAATGTGACATTTGTAAACTGGTGATCAAAGAGAGGAACTAAGACATGAGGGAGGATGGGGAGAAATTACTTTTTTGCAAACTCCTTCACAAGTCATTTCCCATAGTAACATCTGTAAACTACCAACAATGGAGGCTTCCaaattaaaaagaaggaaggaaggaaggaaggaaggaagggaggaagggaggaagggagggaggaggaaggaataaaaaaggaaggaaggaaggaaggaagagagggaggaggaaggaattaaaaaaaggaagggaggaagagatagaggaaggaaggaaggaagaaaaaaggaagggagggaggaaggggtaaAGAAAGGGAGTaagatagagaaaagaagagaggaaggaagtcaggaaggaaagaagaaaggaaggaaggaaagaagggagggaggaagggatagagaaaggaagggaagaaggcaggaagaaaaaaaagaaagcaaaatgaaagcaagagaaaataaaagatatttacaTCTGTAAAAATCTTAACACCGGAGATGTTTCTTGCTTGACATATCATTCCAGATTCTGTGCATTTCCTCTGGTGTGATCTGATGCACAGTAATGACTCGGCGATACCTACACAAGCTGTAGGCCATTTTCCAGTGATTAAAGCCACTGTTTTGGAAAGGGTGAATGCCCAGCTTCCGAAGACACAGTCCCACATACACATCTTCAAGGTGAAGCAGTCTTGTGTGGAGTGAGGTCTTGTAAATGAGTTCTGCAACATCAGCTGAAAAGATATAGCCAGTCCCCGAGCAGAACGGTGGATAATTGCTATCTGGGTACAAATCTCTGGGCATGTACCACTTACTGCGGACATCCCGGATTGGTCCTCCATTGATGACATAGCCGGTGAAGTATCTTCTCCTTGGTTTGGTGTTAGGTTTTAGTAGTTTATAAATGAGATTATCCATGTTTACAAAAATGTCACTGTCTGTTTTCATGACATACTTGGCTTTTGAGCAGAAAGTGGCAACCCATCTCATCCCCATTAAAGTTTTGAGGGTGAGGTTATGGTAGGAGTCAATGAAGTCCTCTACAATGATGTCATGGAAGATTTGGCTTTCTTGTTCCACCATCTGATTTAGAACAGGATCAGCGTTCTTCCCTAGGAGAAAGAGAGTGGCGATTTTGATCCCCTTAAAGTTGTTTTCATCTCCCCACGTCTCTCGGATAGCCTGTCGGGCATCAAATTCCTTGTGTGTGGTACTAATGAGGATGACAAGGAAGGGGGTGCTTTTCTCACATTTCTTGGGTTCATTTATGAGAAACTCAAATGCATGTGGGTTTATAGGTCGAGTTCTTATGTTACCAAAGGTA
This window contains:
- the B3GALT1 gene encoding beta-1,3-galactosyltransferase 1 translates to MASKVSCLYVLTVVCWASALWYLSITRPTSSYSGSRPFTNVAAARKNVTFGNIRTRPINPHAFEFLINEPKKCEKSTPFLVILISTTHKEFDARQAIRETWGDENNFKGIKIATLFLLGKNADPVLNQMVEQESQIFHDIIVEDFIDSYHNLTLKTLMGMRWVATFCSKAKYVMKTDSDIFVNMDNLIYKLLKPNTKPRRRYFTGYVINGGPIRDVRSKWYMPRDLYPDSNYPPFCSGTGYIFSADVAELIYKTSLHTRLLHLEDVYVGLCLRKLGIHPFQNSGFNHWKMAYSLCRYRRVITVHQITPEEMHRIWNDMSSKKHLRC